A stretch of Henckelia pumila isolate YLH828 chromosome 4, ASM3356847v2, whole genome shotgun sequence DNA encodes these proteins:
- the LOC140861039 gene encoding uncharacterized protein, whose product MKRVMKKHFVPNYYYHEMYRRLQTLRQGPRSVEDYYKELETTMIRTNIEEDNEATMARFLCGLNREIQDQVELRHCIDLDEMVQMAMKVEHQLKRRGDGRLPSGRGSSTSWRPNIAKREDNKPVYKPKSDTKLEAPKQVSESDGENYDDMPALVDPDDEDEFGAVVGELLATRRILNTQHKEEEESQRENLFHTRCFLNGKMCSIIIDGDSCTNVASCKLVEKLGLTLVKHPHPYRLQWFNDCAEVRVNKRVVVPFSIGKYVDEEFLLNTSDIAGDLPSNVISLLQEFDNLFPEELPQVLPPLRGTEHQIDLVTGSALPNRPAYRSNPEETNELQRQGDEWKIAFKTNYELYEWMVMPFGLTNAPNTFMRLMNHVLREFIGKFVVVYFDDILVYSKNLDDHVGHLRVILITLSAEHLYANLKKHVFCTSELVFLGFVVSAQGVKVDEENVSVIRDCPTPMSIGQIRSFHGLASFYRRFVKDFSTLAVPMTAVIKKNIPFHWGEEQEKSFIITKKKLINTPLLVLPDFTNTFEIECDASGVDIGGVLTQGGQPVEYFSEKLSGASLNYPIYDKEFYALVRVLETWHCGSTT is encoded by the exons atgaagcgtgtcatgaagaagcaTTTTGTACCTAACTATTATTATCATGAAATGTACAGGCGtctacagactttgaggcaggGTCCAAGGAGCGTagaggattactacaaggagttggagacCACGATGATCCGGACAAACATTGAGGaagataatgaagctacaatggctCGATTCTTgtgtggtttgaatagagaaatacaagatcaagtggagcttcgTCACTGtattgatttggatgagatggtacAGATGGCCATGAAGGTGGAACATCAACTCAAGCGAAGAGGAGATGGCCGATTACCTTCCGGTAGAGGATCATCGACGTCTTGGCGTCCAAACATTGCAAAACGGGAGGATAACAAGCCAGTGTACAAACCAAAATCtgacaccaaattggaggcacCAAAGCAAGTG TCTGAAAGTGATGGGgaaaattatgatgatatgcctgCGTTAGTAGATCCTGATGATGAGGATGAGTTTGGGGCTGTTGTTGGTGAATTATTGGCAACTAGGAGAATTTTAAATACACAACATAAGGAGGAGGAAGAGAGCCAGAGGGAAAATCTTTTTCATACTCGTTGTTTTTTGAATGGGAAGATGTGCAGTATTATTATTGATGGCGATAGTTGTACGAATGTTGCGAGTTGCAAACTTGTGGAAAAATTAGGGTTGACTCTTGTAAAGCATCCTCATCCATATAGGTTGCAATGGTTTAATGATTGCGCGGAGGTGAGAGTTAATAAGAGAGTTGTGGTGCCATTTTCTATTGGCAAGTATGTTGATGAG GAGTtcctccttaacacaagtgatatagccggagatCTTCCGAGCAATGTTATTTCTCTCTTGCAGGAGTTCGATaatttatttccggaggagctacctcaagtattaccacctttgagggggacTGAGCACCAAATTGACTTGGTAACCGGGAGTGCATTGCCGAATCGTCCAGCCTATAGAAGCAATCCGGAGGAAACTAATGAGTTGCAACGGCAG ggAGACGAGTGGAAAATCGCATTTAAGACAAATTATGAGTTGTATGAATGgatggttatgccttttggtttgactaatgcacctaaTACTTTTATGCGTctcatgaatcatgttttgcgtgaATTTATTGGAAAGTTTGTGGTGgtgtattttgatgatattttggtatATAGTAAAAATTTGGATGATCATGTGGGTCATTTGAGAGTTATACTAATCACATTGAGTGCTGAACATTTATATGCTAACTTGAAGAAACATGTGTTTTGTACAAGTGAACTCgtatttcttggttttgttgtgagtgcacAAGGTGTGAAAGTTGATGAAGAAAATGTGAGTGTCATTCGGGATTGTCCGACACCTATGTCCATTGGTCAAATTAGAAGTTTTCATGGACTTGCGAGTTTTTATAGGAGGTTCGTGAAGGATTTTAGTACATTGGCGGTGCCAATGACTGCGGTTATCAAGAAAAACATTCCGTttcattggggcgaggagcaagagaagtcttttattATCACTAAGAAAAAATTGATTAATACTCCTTTACTTGTTTTGCCTGATTTtactaatacttttgaaattgaatgtgatgcatcaggtgtagATATTGGAGGCGTCTTGACACAAGGGGGACAGCCAGTGGAGTACTTCAGCGAGAAGTTGAGTGGAGCGTCCTTGAACTATCCTATCTACGACAAGGAGTTTTATGCGTTGGTGAGGGTACTCGAGACGTGGCACTGTGGCAGCACTACTTGA